The proteins below are encoded in one region of Coffea arabica cultivar ET-39 chromosome 4c, Coffea Arabica ET-39 HiFi, whole genome shotgun sequence:
- the LOC140004727 gene encoding uncharacterized protein has translation MECLDCPFSVSVSHLMRAPSDHAPLLISLAPKVDCRSRSFRFLNVWPSKVGFLDVVKSAWQVEVVGSPFSVVWGKLKNVSRALRIWNRQVFGDVFENVRKGEAAVAEVEMRVQVDLSDEAHLELQQAQANLNWQLAIEEQFCSQKARVKWLQHGDRNSRYFHSVVKHRRFQSRIHKIQDSVGGWVMDDEGIGREAVRFFSKLFSADPVADCHLLHVIPNLGDEINNTRLEEVPSLEEVKGWSLGWMVIVPLGQTGS, from the coding sequence ATGGAGTGCTTGGATTGTCCATTCTCAGTCTCTGTGTCCCACTTAATGCGTGCCCCGTCTGACCATGCTCCGTTACTCATCTCGCTCGCACCTAAAGTTGATTGTAGGAGTCGCTCGTTCCGCTTTTTGAACGTTTGGCCCTCCAAAGTGGGTTTCTTGGACGTGGTCAAGTCAGCTTGGCAAGTGGAGGTGGTTGGGTCCCCCTTCTCAGTAGTGTGGGGAAAATTGAAGAATGTCTCCCGGGCTCTTCGTATCTGGAACAGACAGGTTTTTGGAGATGTGTTTGAGAATGTTAGGAAGGGGGAAGCGGCAGTGGCAGAGGTAGAAATGCGGGTACAAGTTGATCTCTCTGACGAGGCTCACTTGGAGCTCCAGCAGGCGCAAGCTAACTTGAACTGGCAGTTAGCTATTGAGGAACAGTTTTGCAGTCAGAAGGCCAGAGTCAAGTGGCTACAACACGGTGATCGGAATTCAAGATACTTTCACTCAGTGGTCAAGCATCGTCGGTTTCAATCCAGAATTCACAAGATTCAGGATTCCGTGGGAGGATGGGTAATGGACGATGAGGGGATTGGAAGGGAGGCAGTCCGATTCTTTAGTAAGTTGTTCTCGGCTGACCCTGTGGCCGACTGTCACCTCCTGCATGTTATCCCTAATCTTGGGGATGAGATTAACAACACGAGGTTGGAAGAGGTTCCTTCTTTGGAGGAGGTGAAGGGGTGGTCTTTGGGATGGATGGTGATAGTACCACTGGGCCAGACAGGTTCTTAG